From the genome of Pseudomonas sp. FP453:
ATGTAGCTTTCCATGTGCGCACGTTGCGCCTGCTGCTTCTCGAACGCCTGCTGCTGTTGGGCCAGGCGTTCGGCACGGGCGCGCTCGAACGCGGTGTAGCCGCCACGGTAGAGGGTGATTTTCTTCTGTTCGACGTGGGCAATGTTATCGACCACGGCGTCGAGGAAATCCCGGTCGTGGGAAATCAGCAGCAAGGTGCCCTGGTAGCTCTTGAGGAAATCCTCCAGCCACAGGATCGCATCGAGGTCCAAGTGGTTGGTCGGTTCGTCGAGCAGCAGCAGGTCGGACGGGCACATCAGCGCCTGGGCCAGGTTCAGGCGCATGCGCCAGCCGCCGGAGAAGTCGGCGACCGGGCGATCCATCTGTTCGTTGGTGAAGCCCAGGCCGGCGAGCATCTTGCGCGCACGGGCGTCGGCGGTGTAGCCGTCGGCACTGTCGAGTTCCGCGTGCAGGCGCGCCTGGGCGCCGCCGTCCTGGGCTTTCTCGGCCTCGGCGAGGTCGTGTTGCACCTGGCGCAGGCGCAGGTCGCCATCGAGCACGTAGTCGATCGCGATGCGGTCCAGGGTGTCGATCTCCTGGCGCATATGGGCGATGCGCCAGTCGGCGGGCAGCAGGCAGTCCCCGGAATCCGGGGTCAGCTCACCCAGCAACAGGGCGAACAACGTGGATTTGCCGGCGCCGTTGGCACCGATCAGGCCGGCTTTGTGACCGGCGTGCAGGGTCAGCTCGGCGTCTTCGAGAAGACGTTGCGGGCCACGCTGTAATGTTAGGCTTTGAAGTCGGATCATAATGGCGGCGGAGTCTACCAGCTTCGTTGGCCGCTGGCTTGGGTGTGAATATGTGCGCTGACCTGTGGAGCTTTGCCCTCTCGACTTACGCCCGGCCGGGCGTCGAAGCCGCTTGCCTGCGCTTGCAGGAACAAGGTGCGGATGTGTGCCTGTTGCTCTGTGGTGCCTGGCTGGAGCAGCGCGGCGTAGCGGCTGCGCCTGATCGCGTGCTGGCCTTGCAACAATTGGCTCGCCCATGGCGCACGCAGGTGATCGAACCGTTACGACAGGTGCGTGTGCAATGGCGCCTCATGGCACAGCAGGATCAGCCATTGGCGGCGCTGCGCGAACGGATCAAGGCAGTGGAGTTGGAGGCAGAGCGGGAATTGCTGACACGCCTGGAAGCGTTGGCGCTGGCATGGCCGGCAGGGGAAGGTCAACAACAGTGGCTGGAAGGACTGGCGGCTGAGGATGCCGCCAACCTTGACCATGACGCGCTGCAGCAGCTGCGCGTCATGGCCACCGGCACTTAGGAAGCGCTGGTTGGGGTGGTGCTTGGCGCTACCGGTGCAGGCGTGCTGCTGGCCGATGCGGTTGGAGCGGTGGACGCGGTAGCAGCAGGTGCAGCTGGCTTGGCCGGTGCTGGTTTGGCAGCGGCTGGCTTTGCAACAGCGGGTTTGGCAGCTGGTTTAGCGGCTGGTTTTGCAGCAGCGGCTTTAGCAACTGGCTTAACAGCTGGTTTTGCAGCAGCTGGTTTAGCGGCTGGTTTTGCAGCAGCGGTTTTAGCAGCTGGCTTGGCGGCTGGTTTCGCAGCAGCAGGTTTGGCAGCTGGCTTAGCGGCTGGTTTTGCAGCAGCGGTTTTAGCAGCTGGCTTCGCGGCTGGTTTTGCAGCAGCGGTTTTGGCAGCTGGCTTCGCGGCTGGTTTTGCAGCGGCAGTTTTAGCAACTGGCTTCGCGGCTGGTTTTGCAGCAGCGGTTTTAGCAGCTGGCTTCGCGGCTGGTTTTGCAGCAGCGGTTTTAGCAGCTGGCTTCGCGGCTGGTTTTGCAGCAGCGGTTTTGGCAGCTGGCTTAGCGGCCGGTTTTGCAGCAGCGGTTTTGGCAGCTGGCTTAGCGGCTGG
Proteins encoded in this window:
- a CDS encoding TIGR02444 family protein gives rise to the protein MCADLWSFALSTYARPGVEAACLRLQEQGADVCLLLCGAWLEQRGVAAAPDRVLALQQLARPWRTQVIEPLRQVRVQWRLMAQQDQPLAALRERIKAVELEAERELLTRLEALALAWPAGEGQQQWLEGLAAEDAANLDHDALQQLRVMATGT
- a CDS encoding AlgP family protein; the protein is MSAKQKPVNTPLHLLQQLSGSLLEHLESACSQALADAEKLLAKLEKQRGKAQEKLHKSRTKLQDAATAGKAKAQAKAKDAVKELEDLLDALKDRQAETRGYISQLKKDAQESLKLAQGVGRVKEAVAKVLGARVPAKAVAAKAPAKAAAKPAAKTAAAKPAAKPAAKTAAAKPAAKPAAKTAAAKPAAKPAAKTAAAKPAAKPAAKTAAAKPAAKPVAKTAAAKPAAKPAAKTAAAKPAAKPAAKTAAAKPAAKPAAKPAAAKPAAKPAAKTAAAKPAAKPAAAKPAVKPVAKAAAAKPAAKPAAKPAVAKPAAAKPAPAKPAAPAATASTAPTASASSTPAPVAPSTTPTSAS